In one window of Zhongshania aliphaticivorans DNA:
- the secB gene encoding protein-export chaperone SecB: protein MSEEAQAPAPAKFALQRIYIKDASFESPSAPVIFTKTWKPKIQVDLNTRSSKVADNNFEVILTVTITAKLEDDETAFLVEIHQGGLFLAEGVEGEQLGQLLGIACPNMLFPYLREAVDSLVVKGGFPALALQPVNFEGLYRQAQQKQAEQQAASETTTH, encoded by the coding sequence ATGTCAGAAGAAGCACAAGCCCCGGCCCCAGCTAAGTTTGCTTTGCAGCGTATCTATATTAAAGATGCGTCGTTTGAGTCGCCAAGCGCCCCTGTTATTTTTACTAAGACTTGGAAGCCAAAGATACAGGTCGACCTGAATACTCGCAGTAGCAAAGTAGCGGATAATAATTTTGAAGTTATTCTTACCGTCACTATTACAGCTAAGCTTGAAGACGATGAAACGGCGTTCTTGGTAGAAATTCACCAAGGCGGTTTGTTTTTGGCTGAGGGTGTAGAAGGCGAACAGTTAGGTCAATTATTGGGTATTGCGTGCCCTAATATGCTGTTTCCTTATTTGCGTGAAGCTGTAGATTCTTTAGTGGTTAAAGGCGGTTTTCCAGCCTTGGCTTTGCAGCCAGTCAATTTTGAAGGGCTATATCGTCAAGCGCAGCAAAAGCAGGCGGAGCAACAAGCCGCATCTGAAACGACGACTCACTGA
- a CDS encoding tRNA (cytidine(34)-2'-O)-methyltransferase, with protein MFHIALHEPRIAPNTGNIIRLVANNGCHLHLIEPLGFDLEEKKLRRAGLDYSDLARLSRHANYESFLKEVAGQRIFALTTKGSRCYSDAEFKPGDVLLFGSETAGLPQNIRDDLGFEHCLKVPMIASSRSLNLSNTVALVSYEAWRQNGFIGA; from the coding sequence ATGTTTCATATTGCCTTACACGAACCGCGTATTGCGCCTAATACGGGGAATATTATTCGCTTGGTTGCGAATAATGGCTGTCACCTTCATTTAATCGAACCCTTGGGGTTTGATCTTGAAGAGAAAAAGCTTCGTCGCGCTGGACTAGATTATTCAGATCTTGCGCGTTTGAGTCGGCACGCTAATTATGAAAGTTTTCTGAAGGAAGTTGCGGGTCAGCGTATTTTTGCCTTAACCACCAAAGGTAGTCGCTGCTATTCAGATGCTGAATTTAAGCCGGGTGATGTGTTGTTGTTTGGCTCAGAAACTGCCGGCTTACCCCAAAATATTCGTGATGATTTGGGCTTTGAGCACTGCTTGAAAGTGCCGATGATAGCGAGTTCTCGCAGCCTTAATTTGTCAAATACCGTTGCCTTAGTAAGTTATGAGGCGTGGCGGCAAAATGGGTTTATAGGTGCTTAG
- the ntrC gene encoding nitrogen regulation protein NR(I), producing the protein MSQANSVWIADDDKSIRWVLEKALTQAGIETRCFENGDELLGNLESDVPDAIISDIRMPGIDGLKLLSRITAAHPGLPVIITTAHSDLDSAVASYQGGAFEYLPKPFDIDEAVATTQRALQHAHKNRNLLPEQAPLEATEIIGEAPAMQEVFRAIGRLSQSNITVLINGESGTGKELVAQALHRHSPRAAKPFIALNMAAIPKDLMESELFGHEKGAFTGATAQRRGRFEQANGGTLFLDEIGDMPADTQTRLLRVLADGEFYRVGGHTPVKVDVRIIAATHQNLEKLVKNNTFREDLFHRINVIRIHLPRLSERREDIPKLMQHFFTRAGNELNVDPKRLRPETEEYLCQMEWQGNVRQLENTCRWLTVMAAGREIHIDDLPPELLERPQGEAAPASNWQDNLKRWADQELMLGRDKLLDRAVPQFERIMIESALKYTHGRRRDAANLLGWGRNTLTRKIKELGMGGSDDDDD; encoded by the coding sequence ATGAGCCAAGCTAATTCCGTCTGGATTGCAGACGACGATAAATCAATACGCTGGGTGCTCGAAAAAGCACTGACTCAGGCTGGTATTGAAACACGTTGCTTTGAAAACGGTGACGAGTTATTGGGAAATCTGGAATCCGACGTTCCCGACGCCATCATTAGCGACATACGCATGCCCGGCATTGACGGGTTAAAATTATTATCCCGAATTACTGCTGCCCACCCCGGCCTACCCGTCATCATAACGACCGCACATTCAGACCTAGACAGCGCGGTAGCCTCTTACCAAGGGGGCGCGTTTGAATATTTACCCAAGCCTTTTGATATAGATGAAGCCGTCGCGACCACGCAACGGGCTCTACAGCACGCTCACAAAAACCGAAATTTACTGCCCGAGCAAGCCCCGCTTGAAGCCACTGAAATCATCGGTGAAGCACCGGCAATGCAGGAAGTTTTCCGCGCCATTGGCCGCTTGTCGCAATCCAATATCACTGTGCTTATCAACGGCGAATCCGGCACAGGTAAAGAGCTAGTTGCCCAAGCACTTCACCGCCACAGCCCACGCGCAGCAAAACCCTTTATTGCCCTGAATATGGCAGCTATCCCCAAAGACTTGATGGAATCAGAGCTTTTCGGCCATGAAAAGGGCGCCTTCACCGGTGCCACCGCTCAACGTCGCGGTCGCTTTGAGCAAGCAAACGGCGGCACATTGTTTTTAGATGAAATTGGTGACATGCCAGCCGATACTCAAACTCGCTTACTGCGCGTCTTAGCTGACGGCGAATTCTACCGAGTGGGCGGACACACCCCAGTAAAAGTCGATGTGCGGATTATTGCGGCAACCCACCAAAATCTAGAGAAACTGGTTAAAAACAACACCTTTAGGGAAGACCTTTTCCACCGCATCAATGTTATCCGCATTCATTTACCGCGGCTTTCCGAGCGCCGGGAAGACATTCCAAAACTTATGCAGCACTTCTTTACCCGTGCGGGTAATGAGCTCAATGTTGACCCAAAACGCCTGCGCCCAGAAACCGAAGAATATCTTTGCCAAATGGAATGGCAGGGGAACGTTCGCCAGCTAGAAAACACCTGCCGCTGGCTAACGGTGATGGCTGCTGGGCGAGAGATTCACATAGACGACTTGCCACCAGAGTTACTGGAACGTCCACAAGGTGAAGCCGCGCCGGCATCCAATTGGCAGGACAACCTTAAACGCTGGGCCGACCAAGAATTAATGCTAGGGCGAGATAAGTTATTAGACCGAGCGGTTCCACAATTCGAGCGCATCATGATTGAATCGGCGCTCAAATACACTCATGGCCGCCGACGCGATGCCGCCAACCTCTTGGGATGGGGGCGGAACACGCTAACACGTAAAATCAAAGAACTAGGCATGGGCGGCAGTGACGATGACGATGATTAA
- the glnL gene encoding nitrogen regulation protein NR(II): protein MPLNNIYHQILDNLKTAILLVEPNLTVSYINPAAESLLAVSDQRIHGEAITKLFHEQEDTLVKLLDAINNCEAYTKRETILTLRSGTEITVDYAVTPVTENRRTSLIIELQPLDRLIRISREEGLLSSQQNSQALIRGIAHEVKNPLGGLRGAAQLLARELSDPKLHDYTNIIIEEADRLRNLVDTMLGPHRAPEKKPTNIHEVLERVRQLVEAESDGSVRIHRDYDPSIPDVLADREQLIQAFLNVMRNAHQALRQHAQNDSDPTITIKTRTLRQLTIGSNRYRLVCSIDIIDNGPGIPQNLLASIFLPMVSGRAEGTGLGLSIAQSILNQHRGLIECSSEPGNTVFSLHIPLEQAS from the coding sequence ATGCCTCTGAACAATATTTACCATCAAATTCTCGACAACCTTAAAACAGCCATACTGTTGGTCGAGCCGAACCTGACCGTTAGCTATATCAATCCCGCCGCGGAATCTTTGCTGGCAGTATCTGACCAGCGCATACACGGCGAAGCTATTACCAAGCTTTTTCACGAGCAAGAAGACACCCTAGTTAAACTGCTTGATGCCATTAATAATTGCGAGGCCTACACCAAACGCGAAACCATCTTAACCTTGCGCTCTGGCACCGAAATCACCGTAGACTACGCCGTTACCCCCGTTACTGAAAATCGTCGTACATCGCTCATCATTGAGCTCCAACCACTAGACAGGCTTATTCGCATCAGTCGTGAAGAGGGTCTACTTTCATCTCAGCAAAATAGCCAGGCATTGATTCGCGGTATCGCTCACGAAGTCAAAAACCCACTAGGGGGGTTACGAGGCGCAGCCCAACTGCTTGCCCGTGAGCTGAGCGACCCCAAACTTCACGATTACACCAATATTATTATTGAAGAAGCCGATAGACTGAGAAACCTAGTCGATACCATGCTAGGCCCTCATCGTGCACCAGAGAAAAAGCCCACTAATATTCACGAAGTTCTAGAGCGAGTCAGACAACTGGTTGAAGCAGAAAGTGATGGCAGTGTCCGAATTCATCGCGATTACGACCCAAGCATTCCCGACGTACTCGCAGACAGAGAACAGCTTATACAAGCCTTTCTCAATGTGATGCGCAATGCCCATCAAGCGCTGCGCCAGCATGCGCAGAATGACAGCGACCCTACTATCACCATTAAAACTCGAACACTTCGCCAACTCACTATTGGCTCGAACCGGTATCGCCTTGTTTGCAGCATAGACATTATAGACAACGGCCCAGGCATACCCCAAAACCTTCTCGCCTCTATCTTCTTGCCCATGGTTAGCGGCCGCGCAGAAGGTACCGGACTAGGACTGTCTATCGCACAGTCAATACTCAACCAACATCGCGGACTTATCGAATGTAGCAGCGAGCCCGGCAACACCGTTTTCTCGCTACACATTCCCCTGGAGCAAGCCTCATGA
- a CDS encoding DUF4124 domain-containing protein codes for MRGLLLLSLTITLSTTTAHTEIYRYIDEQGNTVYSDKASENSETLSLPAINTTPSLDIKKSKPKQKPNKNLTADDNRVRIRSPQNNAIIANGLTATTVEVSTDEPLQQDQKIRISVDGNTTITDTTTRLSIPQLPRGPHQITATIINAEGKIVSSDQINVMVYRPTN; via the coding sequence ATGCGCGGCCTATTATTATTGAGCCTCACCATCACCCTCTCTACAACAACCGCTCATACCGAGATATACCGTTATATTGATGAACAAGGCAACACGGTATATTCCGACAAAGCATCCGAAAACAGTGAAACCCTCAGCCTTCCGGCCATCAACACCACGCCTAGCCTCGATATAAAGAAATCCAAACCCAAGCAAAAACCAAACAAAAACCTCACTGCAGACGACAACCGTGTCCGGATACGCTCCCCGCAGAATAACGCCATCATAGCCAATGGCCTCACAGCAACCACCGTCGAGGTGAGCACTGACGAACCCCTACAACAAGATCAAAAAATACGGATTAGCGTGGATGGCAACACAACCATCACAGATACCACTACACGTTTAAGTATTCCGCAATTACCACGCGGCCCCCATCAAATCACCGCCACTATTATCAACGCAGAGGGAAAAATTGTGTCCTCCGACCAGATAAATGTCATGGTTTACCGCCCCACAAACTAA
- the glnA gene encoding glutamate--ammonia ligase encodes MSEQTLKLIADNDVKWADMRFTDTKGKEQHVTIPATEIDAGFFEDGKMFDGSSIAGWKGINESDMILMPDDEASILDPFTEEATIIIRCNIVEPSTMLGYNRDPRSIAQRAEDYMRSSGIADTALFGPEPEFFIFDDVKWKVAMEGASYAIASDEAAWKSGDNFEEGNTGHRPGVKGGYFPVPPVDSLHDLRGAMCNAMTDMGLTVEVHHHEVGTAGQCEIGVGPNTCVKKADEVQVLKYCVHNVAHAYGKTATFMPKPIVGDNGSGMHVHQSLSKDGVNLFAGDVYGGLSETALFYIGGIIKHARAINAFTNASTNSYKRLVPGFEAPVMLAYSARNRSASIRIPFVPNPKARRVEVRFPDPSANPYLAFAVLLMAGLDGIKNKIHPGDAADKDLYDLPAEEAAAIPTVASSLDQALQALDADRSFLTAGGVFDDDTIDAYIALKAQEVERLAMTTHPVEFDMYYSV; translated from the coding sequence ATGTCAGAGCAAACTCTGAAGTTAATCGCCGATAACGACGTGAAATGGGCAGACATGCGCTTCACCGATACTAAAGGCAAAGAGCAGCACGTCACCATTCCGGCGACAGAAATTGATGCCGGTTTCTTTGAAGACGGCAAAATGTTTGATGGCTCGTCCATCGCCGGCTGGAAAGGCATTAACGAATCAGACATGATCCTCATGCCAGATGACGAAGCCTCTATTTTAGATCCCTTCACCGAAGAAGCCACTATCATCATTCGCTGCAACATCGTAGAACCCTCTACTATGCTGGGCTATAACCGCGACCCACGCTCTATCGCTCAACGCGCAGAAGACTATATGCGCTCCAGCGGCATTGCAGACACTGCACTGTTCGGACCAGAGCCTGAGTTCTTCATTTTTGACGACGTAAAATGGAAAGTCGCAATGGAAGGCGCAAGCTACGCCATTGCATCTGACGAAGCGGCGTGGAAATCTGGCGACAATTTTGAAGAAGGCAACACTGGTCACCGCCCTGGCGTTAAAGGTGGTTACTTCCCCGTTCCTCCTGTCGATAGCCTGCACGACCTTCGCGGCGCAATGTGTAACGCAATGACTGACATGGGCCTTACTGTAGAAGTACACCACCACGAAGTGGGTACTGCTGGACAATGCGAAATCGGCGTTGGCCCAAATACCTGTGTGAAAAAAGCTGACGAAGTACAAGTACTGAAATACTGCGTACACAACGTTGCTCACGCCTACGGCAAAACAGCTACATTCATGCCTAAGCCTATTGTTGGCGACAACGGTAGTGGCATGCACGTTCACCAATCACTAAGCAAAGACGGCGTTAACCTGTTTGCTGGTGATGTTTACGGCGGCCTATCTGAAACTGCTTTATTCTACATTGGCGGTATCATCAAGCATGCGCGCGCTATCAACGCCTTCACCAATGCGTCTACTAACTCGTATAAGCGCCTGGTTCCTGGCTTTGAAGCACCTGTTATGCTGGCTTACTCAGCGCGTAACCGCTCTGCCTCGATCCGTATTCCTTTTGTTCCTAATCCGAAAGCACGTCGCGTAGAAGTACGCTTCCCTGATCCATCAGCCAACCCTTACCTTGCGTTTGCCGTGTTGCTAATGGCTGGCCTAGACGGCATCAAGAACAAAATCCACCCTGGCGACGCTGCAGACAAAGATCTTTATGATCTACCTGCAGAAGAAGCAGCAGCAATCCCTACAGTGGCTTCTAGCCTAGACCAAGCCCTGCAAGCACTTGATGCAGATCGCTCGTTCTTAACTGCTGGCGGTGTATTTGACGACGATACTATCGACGCTTACATTGCGCTAAAAGCACAAGAAGTAGAACGTCTTGCCATGACAACTCACCCTGTTGAGTTCGACATGTACTACAGCGTGTAA
- the thiI gene encoding tRNA uracil 4-sulfurtransferase ThiI, whose amino-acid sequence MKFIVKLFPEIIIKSKPVRKKFTQQLRDNLRKLLLPLDPDLTIIRDWDRITLETRSTDPLVLQGFVVVLSQTPGIAHAIEVAEYPLVDVHDIYEKTREAVGDSLRGKRFVVRCKRVGQHDFNSGEVERYVGGGLNQHVESAGVDLRNPDVTVRIEVRNQQVYIVNRRIEGLGGFPLGTVDAVMSLISGGFDSTVSSYMTMKRGMRTHFCFFNLGGREHEVGVKEVALYLWLKYGASHRVKFVSVPFEDVVAEILKNVENSQMGVILKRMMLRAASQVAAQLEVPALVTGEAVAQVSSQTLQNLSVIDQATDTLVLRPLITMDKLDIIKTAAAIGTEEFAANMPEYCGVISVKPTTKAKPEKIAAQEANFDFAVLERAIAAADFINIDQLADEDKTVAEVEVLPIPLPDSVILDVRHPDEVDRKPLKVTSGEVQAVPFFELHRRFAELDQSRIYLLYCDKGVMSRLHASHLIEQGFSNVKVYRPS is encoded by the coding sequence ATGAAATTTATCGTTAAGCTGTTTCCAGAAATTATTATCAAAAGTAAGCCCGTGCGAAAGAAGTTTACGCAACAGCTTAGGGATAACCTCCGCAAATTATTGTTACCACTTGACCCTGATCTAACGATTATCCGTGATTGGGATCGAATTACCTTGGAGACTCGGAGTACTGACCCTCTCGTACTTCAGGGTTTTGTTGTGGTGCTGAGTCAAACGCCGGGTATTGCCCATGCGATCGAGGTCGCAGAATACCCTTTGGTTGATGTTCACGATATTTATGAGAAAACCCGCGAGGCTGTGGGTGATAGCCTTCGCGGTAAGCGTTTTGTGGTTCGCTGTAAGCGAGTTGGGCAGCACGACTTTAATTCCGGTGAGGTTGAGCGCTATGTGGGTGGTGGTTTAAATCAGCATGTTGAATCCGCCGGTGTTGATCTTCGCAACCCCGATGTCACTGTACGCATCGAGGTGCGCAATCAGCAGGTGTATATCGTTAATCGCCGTATTGAAGGCTTGGGTGGATTTCCCTTGGGTACGGTCGATGCGGTGATGTCTTTAATCTCGGGTGGCTTCGATTCCACGGTGTCCAGTTATATGACCATGAAGCGGGGTATGCGTACCCATTTTTGCTTCTTTAATCTTGGTGGGCGCGAGCACGAGGTAGGTGTAAAAGAGGTTGCCCTGTATTTGTGGCTTAAATATGGCGCATCGCACCGAGTTAAATTTGTGAGTGTGCCGTTTGAAGATGTAGTTGCAGAAATTCTCAAAAATGTTGAAAACTCGCAAATGGGAGTAATTCTTAAGCGAATGATGTTGCGCGCGGCATCGCAGGTTGCCGCCCAGTTAGAGGTGCCGGCACTTGTTACAGGAGAGGCAGTGGCTCAGGTTTCTAGCCAGACCTTACAGAACTTATCGGTTATCGATCAAGCCACCGACACACTTGTCCTGCGGCCGTTAATTACCATGGACAAGCTTGACATTATTAAAACCGCGGCAGCCATTGGTACCGAAGAGTTTGCCGCGAATATGCCGGAGTATTGCGGCGTGATTTCCGTTAAGCCCACCACGAAAGCCAAGCCGGAGAAGATAGCAGCTCAAGAAGCTAATTTTGATTTTGCTGTATTGGAGCGAGCTATTGCAGCGGCGGATTTTATTAATATCGATCAGCTGGCTGATGAAGATAAAACAGTCGCTGAGGTTGAGGTACTACCAATACCGCTACCGGATTCGGTTATTTTGGATGTCCGTCATCCCGATGAGGTTGATCGCAAGCCACTAAAAGTAACAAGCGGTGAGGTGCAGGCTGTGCCATTCTTTGAGTTGCATCGTCGATTTGCCGAGCTGGATCAGTCTCGTATTTACCTTTTGTATTGTGATAAAGGTGTAATGAGTCGCCTGCATGCTTCGCATTTAATTGAGCAAGGCTTCAGTAACGTTAAGGTATACCGGCCGTCGTAA
- a CDS encoding sodium-dependent transporter: MTTNITWKSRWTFILAATGSAVGLGNIWKFPYITGEYGGGAFVLVYLACILLIGIPVMIAEIMVGRAGRSDPVHSMSKLGKAEGKSSNWGAVGAIGILAGLMIMMFYSVVAGWALDYVAQSISGAYLDTPADAIEANFSQLLGSHSQQFLWHSVFCLVTASIVAGGVTNGIGKSVDILMPILFGFLLLLLGYSWINGDFSAGLHFMFDTDFSKLSSEAVLVAMGHAFFTLSLGMGAIMAYGAYFPGTSSIGKTVLTIAALDTVIALVAGMAMFPLVFANDLTPGQGPGLMFVTLPIAFSNMTGGQFFGTIFFALVSIAALSSAISLIEPGVAWLEKYGIKRPVSTFSFTAIAWLGGIACIFYGEVFNALDYITANIMLPLGGLMIALFVGRALSRPSVSEHVGMGDGILFKCWWFALRYLAPVGIVLIFFNSLKLI; the protein is encoded by the coding sequence ATGACCACCAATATCACATGGAAGAGCCGCTGGACGTTTATTCTCGCCGCGACAGGATCGGCCGTTGGACTGGGTAATATTTGGAAATTTCCTTACATCACCGGCGAATATGGCGGCGGCGCCTTTGTTCTTGTCTACCTTGCCTGCATTCTCCTTATTGGTATACCGGTGATGATTGCAGAAATTATGGTGGGCCGAGCCGGCCGCAGCGACCCCGTACACAGCATGAGTAAATTAGGAAAAGCAGAGGGTAAGTCCAGCAACTGGGGCGCAGTTGGCGCAATAGGTATCTTAGCCGGCTTAATGATCATGATGTTCTACAGTGTCGTCGCTGGCTGGGCATTGGATTATGTTGCCCAGAGTATTAGCGGCGCCTATCTTGATACTCCAGCCGATGCGATTGAGGCCAACTTCTCGCAACTGCTTGGCAGTCATTCTCAGCAATTTCTCTGGCACAGCGTCTTCTGCCTTGTCACTGCATCTATTGTTGCTGGCGGCGTTACCAACGGCATCGGCAAATCGGTCGATATTCTCATGCCCATCCTTTTTGGGTTTTTACTATTATTGCTGGGCTATAGCTGGATAAACGGCGATTTTAGCGCCGGCCTACACTTTATGTTCGACACCGACTTTAGCAAACTCAGCAGCGAGGCCGTGCTGGTTGCGATGGGTCACGCATTTTTTACTTTGAGCTTGGGCATGGGCGCCATTATGGCTTACGGCGCCTACTTCCCCGGCACAAGCTCCATAGGCAAAACAGTGTTAACCATCGCCGCACTTGATACCGTGATTGCGCTTGTAGCCGGAATGGCCATGTTCCCCTTGGTCTTTGCCAATGACCTTACCCCCGGCCAAGGCCCAGGGCTTATGTTTGTTACGCTACCCATCGCCTTTTCAAATATGACCGGCGGTCAATTTTTTGGAACCATATTTTTTGCACTGGTCAGCATTGCCGCGCTGAGCTCCGCTATTTCACTGATTGAGCCGGGAGTTGCTTGGCTAGAAAAATACGGTATTAAACGTCCAGTATCGACCTTTAGCTTCACCGCTATTGCCTGGCTTGGCGGCATAGCCTGTATATTTTATGGCGAGGTCTTTAATGCATTAGACTACATTACCGCCAATATTATGCTGCCCTTGGGCGGCTTGATGATCGCCCTTTTTGTAGGGAGGGCCCTATCCCGCCCCTCGGTTTCTGAGCACGTAGGCATGGGAGATGGCATATTATTCAAATGCTGGTGGTTTGCACTCCGCTATCTAGCTCCCGTTGGCATCGTTCTTATTTTCTTTAACAGCCTTAAACTTATCTAA
- the typA gene encoding translational GTPase TypA, producing the protein MIDTLRNIAIIAHVDHGKTTLVDKLLSQSGTLDRRNQDSERVMDSNDQEKERGITILAKNTAIEWNGYRINIVDTPGHADFGGEVERVLSMVDSVLLLVDAVDGPMPQTRFVTQKAFEQGLKPIVVVNKVDRPGARPDWVVDQVFDLFDRLGATDEQLDFPIMFASALNGIAGLDAEDMAEDMTPLFQMIVDKVPTPEVDVDGPLQMQISALDYNSYVGVIGVGRITRGTMKPNDQLVVVGADGKSRKCKVLSVMGYLGLERVEVAEGKAGEIVCVTGIEGLNISDTLCAPSNPEALPPLSVDEPTVSMTFQVNDSPFAGKEGKFVTSRNIRDRLDQELIHNVALRVETGDSPDKFKVSGRGELHLSVLIETMRREGFEMGVSRPEVVQREVDGVIQEPFEHVVIDVEEQHQGSVMEELGLRKAEMTNMEPDGKGRVKLEFIAPARGLIGFRGQFLTMTSGSGIMTTVFDHYGEVKGGELAGRQNGVMVSMVAGKTLSYGLFNLQDRGRLFLGHAAEVYEGQIIGLHNRNNDLVVNPTKAKQLTNVRASGTDDALTLSPHVKHTLEQALEFIEDDELVEVTPKSIRLRKKLLKENERKRAK; encoded by the coding sequence ATGATTGATACGCTGCGCAATATCGCTATTATCGCCCACGTTGACCACGGTAAAACCACGCTAGTGGATAAACTGTTGAGTCAATCGGGAACCCTTGATCGCCGTAACCAAGACTCTGAGCGAGTCATGGACTCCAACGACCAGGAGAAAGAACGCGGTATTACCATTCTTGCCAAAAACACCGCAATTGAGTGGAACGGCTACCGTATCAATATTGTTGATACCCCTGGTCACGCCGACTTCGGTGGCGAAGTAGAGCGGGTATTGTCGATGGTAGACAGTGTATTGCTGTTGGTCGACGCGGTTGATGGCCCCATGCCGCAAACTCGATTTGTTACCCAAAAGGCGTTTGAGCAAGGCTTGAAACCGATTGTTGTGGTAAACAAAGTAGACCGCCCCGGTGCGCGTCCTGACTGGGTGGTAGACCAAGTTTTTGACTTGTTTGACCGTCTTGGCGCAACAGATGAGCAATTAGATTTCCCTATCATGTTTGCCTCGGCCTTAAATGGTATTGCTGGCTTAGATGCCGAAGACATGGCAGAAGACATGACGCCGTTGTTCCAAATGATTGTGGACAAAGTACCTACGCCAGAAGTCGACGTAGACGGCCCCTTACAAATGCAAATCTCTGCCCTAGATTACAACAGCTACGTTGGCGTTATCGGTGTAGGCCGTATTACTCGCGGTACCATGAAGCCAAATGACCAGCTAGTTGTCGTTGGCGCAGACGGTAAATCTCGCAAGTGTAAAGTGCTTAGCGTGATGGGCTACCTCGGTCTTGAACGTGTTGAAGTCGCAGAAGGTAAGGCGGGTGAGATTGTTTGTGTAACTGGTATCGAAGGTTTAAATATCTCAGATACCTTGTGTGCACCTAGTAACCCAGAAGCCTTGCCACCATTAAGTGTTGATGAGCCTACGGTAAGTATGACGTTCCAAGTAAACGATTCACCGTTTGCTGGTAAAGAAGGTAAGTTTGTTACTTCGCGTAATATCCGTGACCGCTTAGACCAAGAGCTTATTCATAACGTGGCACTGCGTGTTGAAACCGGTGACTCACCAGATAAGTTCAAAGTATCTGGCCGTGGTGAATTACACCTTTCGGTATTAATCGAAACTATGCGCCGCGAAGGTTTCGAAATGGGTGTTTCTCGTCCAGAAGTAGTACAGCGTGAAGTTGATGGCGTGATTCAAGAACCGTTTGAACACGTTGTTATCGACGTAGAAGAGCAGCACCAAGGTTCTGTTATGGAAGAGCTCGGCTTGCGTAAAGCTGAGATGACCAATATGGAGCCAGACGGCAAAGGTCGTGTAAAGCTTGAGTTTATTGCACCTGCGCGTGGTTTGATCGGTTTCCGTGGTCAGTTTCTTACCATGACTTCGGGTAGCGGTATTATGACAACCGTTTTTGATCACTACGGTGAAGTGAAAGGCGGTGAACTAGCGGGTCGTCAAAACGGCGTTATGGTTTCTATGGTTGCGGGCAAAACCCTGAGCTATGGTTTGTTCAACTTGCAAGATCGCGGCCGTTTATTCTTGGGTCACGCGGCAGAAGTTTATGAAGGCCAAATCATTGGTTTACATAATCGTAACAATGACTTGGTTGTTAACCCAACTAAAGCGAAGCAGCTCACCAACGTACGTGCCTCAGGCACAGACGATGCTTTAACATTGTCACCACATGTTAAGCATACTTTGGAGCAGGCATTAGAGTTCATTGAAGATGATGAGCTAGTAGAAGTGACGCCAAAAAGTATTCGCCTACGTAAGAAACTACTGAAAGAGAATGAGCGCAAGCGCGCTAAGTAA